Proteins from a single region of Chryseobacterium sp. T16E-39:
- a CDS encoding Lrp/AsnC family transcriptional regulator: MERLDDKDLQLLRILQKNAKLTVKELAKEVNLSPSPVFERVKRLEQEGYIKHYAAVLEAEKLNRGFTVFCQVKLKIHDRSVGNQFVKEIVQIEEVAECYNISGDFDFLLKVQVRDMKHYQDFVFNKLGSVDSIGSTHSTFVMAEVKNNHGVTI, encoded by the coding sequence GTGGAAAGACTTGATGACAAGGATCTTCAATTGTTAAGGATCCTGCAAAAGAATGCTAAACTGACGGTAAAAGAATTGGCCAAAGAAGTGAATCTCTCACCTTCACCTGTTTTTGAAAGAGTTAAGAGACTGGAGCAGGAAGGTTATATCAAACATTATGCAGCTGTTTTGGAAGCTGAAAAGCTGAATCGGGGTTTTACTGTTTTCTGTCAGGTGAAATTAAAAATTCATGACCGTTCTGTTGGAAATCAGTTTGTAAAAGAAATTGTACAGATTGAAGAAGTTGCAGAATGTTATAATATTTCAGGAGATTTCGATTTTTTACTTAAAGTTCAGGTTCGGGATATGAAACATTATCAGGATTTTGTTTTTAATAAATTAGGTTCTGTAGACTCCATAGGAAGTACCCACAGTACTTTTGTAATGGCAGAGGTGAAGAATAACCATGGAGTAACTATATAA
- a CDS encoding KTSC domain-containing protein codes for MKRVGEHRKLLGVDKTVTLQELKTIYRNTMKDSHPDKFINDEAGKLEAEEKSKSVIEAYHFLVSINPETQEKYKEEYTETTTKSNIHDFYFEKQVLNIQHLNGKMYEYLGVPRNTYIKMVNADSPSRFARRHIYGNFIYRKAGEAMAD; via the coding sequence ATGAAAAGAGTTGGTGAGCACAGAAAGCTTCTTGGAGTTGATAAAACAGTGACTTTACAAGAGTTAAAAACAATTTACAGGAATACGATGAAAGATTCGCATCCTGATAAATTTATCAATGATGAAGCCGGAAAACTGGAAGCTGAAGAAAAAAGCAAATCCGTGATTGAAGCTTACCACTTTTTGGTAAGTATCAACCCGGAAACACAGGAAAAATATAAAGAAGAATATACAGAGACAACAACTAAATCTAATATTCACGATTTTTATTTTGAAAAGCAGGTGTTGAACATTCAGCATTTGAACGGAAAGATGTATGAATATCTTGGAGTACCAAGAAATACCTATATCAAAATGGTGAATGCTGATTCGCCAAGCCGTTTTGCAAGAAGACATATTTATGGAAATTTTATCTACAGAAAGGCTGGTGAGGCTATGGCAGATTAA
- the metE gene encoding 5-methyltetrahydropteroyltriglutamate--homocysteine S-methyltransferase encodes MQTHILGYPRIGSNRELKKACEQYWAGKTSLQELLEVGKTIRKQNWALQQEAGIDLIPSNDFSFYDQVLDLTLSVGAIPPRYQEIAAKETSTEIDLYFAMARGHQKDGLDITAMEMTKWFDTNYHYIVPEFQKSQQFKLFSNKIVNEFIEAKEAGIDTKPVIIGLVTYLLLGKEKEEGFDKLDLVQNLLPVYTEILKELENNGAEWIQFDEPFLALDLDQKAKEVYQVVYAEIARQFPNLKFIVTTYFDGLKDNLSLATTLPIDALHIDLVRAPEQLDEVINAIPETLILSLGVVDGRNIWKNDFSQSLVFIKKAIAALGSERVFIAPSCSLLHAPFDLDLEKNENILSPEIKQWMAFAKQKVSEVVSLKKLASENPDYNTLQELAENKKAIENRKVSTLIHNKDVKNRVEITTESDAQRNSPFNVRKETQQNALVLPLFPTTTIGSFPQTKEVRSWRAQFKKGDLTAEEYDQLLKQETQRTIIWQEEIGIDVLVHGEFERNDMVEYFGEQLAGFAFTQNGWVQSYGSRCVKPPVIYGDVHRPHPMTVYWSQYAQSLTQKWVKGMLTGPVTILQWSFVRDDQPRSTTCKQIALAIRDEVNDLEKAGIRIIQIDEPAIREGLPLRKAEWQNYLQWAVEAFRISASGVEDATQIHTHMCYSEFNDIIHNIADMDADVITIECSRSQMELLNAFADFKYPNEIGPGVYDIHSPRVPSKEEMVALLKKAQAVIPAEQLWVNPDCGLKTRHWDETEKALIAMVAASKEVAAEYATEKV; translated from the coding sequence ATGCAAACACACATCCTAGGCTATCCGCGAATTGGTAGCAACAGAGAACTTAAAAAAGCCTGCGAACAATATTGGGCAGGAAAAACATCTTTACAGGAACTTTTGGAAGTAGGAAAAACCATCAGAAAGCAGAACTGGGCATTGCAGCAGGAAGCTGGAATCGATCTCATTCCATCCAATGATTTTTCTTTTTATGATCAGGTTCTGGATCTTACATTATCCGTTGGAGCGATACCTCCGCGTTATCAGGAAATAGCTGCGAAAGAAACCAGTACAGAGATTGATCTGTACTTCGCAATGGCAAGAGGACATCAGAAAGATGGCCTTGATATTACGGCTATGGAAATGACAAAATGGTTCGATACCAATTACCATTATATCGTTCCTGAGTTCCAGAAAAGCCAGCAGTTCAAATTGTTTTCCAATAAGATTGTCAATGAATTTATTGAGGCAAAAGAAGCCGGAATTGATACAAAACCTGTCATCATCGGATTGGTTACTTATTTACTATTAGGAAAGGAAAAAGAAGAAGGTTTTGACAAACTGGATTTGGTTCAGAATTTACTTCCTGTATATACAGAAATTCTAAAAGAATTAGAAAACAACGGAGCAGAATGGATACAGTTTGATGAACCGTTTTTAGCATTGGATCTGGATCAAAAAGCCAAAGAGGTTTATCAGGTTGTGTATGCTGAAATTGCAAGGCAGTTCCCTAATCTTAAGTTTATTGTGACCACTTATTTCGATGGGCTAAAAGATAACCTTTCATTGGCTACTACCCTTCCTATTGATGCTTTACACATCGACTTAGTACGTGCGCCGGAACAATTGGATGAGGTGATTAATGCAATTCCCGAAACATTAATCCTATCTCTTGGAGTGGTTGATGGAAGAAATATCTGGAAAAATGATTTCAGCCAGTCTTTGGTTTTTATTAAGAAAGCAATCGCTGCATTAGGTTCTGAAAGAGTTTTTATTGCTCCATCATGTTCTTTACTACATGCACCCTTCGACCTTGACCTGGAGAAAAATGAAAACATCTTATCTCCTGAGATCAAGCAATGGATGGCTTTTGCCAAGCAGAAAGTTTCTGAAGTTGTCTCATTGAAAAAATTAGCTTCAGAAAATCCGGATTATAACACCCTACAGGAATTGGCTGAAAACAAAAAAGCGATTGAAAACCGTAAAGTTTCCACGTTAATTCATAATAAAGATGTTAAGAACCGTGTTGAGATCACGACAGAGAGTGACGCCCAAAGAAACAGTCCATTCAATGTCAGAAAAGAGACACAGCAAAATGCATTAGTACTTCCATTATTCCCTACCACAACGATTGGATCTTTCCCACAAACGAAAGAAGTAAGAAGCTGGAGAGCCCAATTCAAAAAAGGAGACCTGACTGCTGAAGAATACGATCAATTACTTAAACAAGAAACCCAAAGAACCATTATCTGGCAGGAAGAAATCGGAATTGATGTGTTAGTTCACGGAGAATTTGAGCGTAACGATATGGTTGAATATTTTGGAGAACAACTGGCAGGATTCGCCTTTACTCAAAATGGTTGGGTTCAGAGCTACGGAAGTCGTTGTGTAAAACCACCGGTAATTTATGGAGATGTGCACAGACCTCATCCAATGACGGTATACTGGTCACAATATGCTCAGTCATTAACGCAAAAATGGGTTAAAGGAATGTTGACGGGTCCTGTAACCATTCTTCAATGGTCATTTGTACGTGATGATCAACCTCGTTCTACAACATGTAAGCAAATCGCTTTGGCCATCCGTGATGAGGTTAACGATCTTGAAAAAGCAGGAATCAGAATTATCCAGATCGACGAACCAGCTATCAGAGAAGGTCTTCCTTTACGTAAAGCAGAATGGCAGAACTACCTGCAATGGGCGGTGGAAGCTTTCAGAATCTCAGCAAGCGGCGTTGAAGATGCTACACAAATCCATACCCACATGTGTTATTCCGAATTTAATGATATTATCCACAATATCGCTGATATGGATGCCGATGTAATCACCATAGAATGCTCCAGAAGCCAAATGGAATTATTGAATGCTTTCGCAGACTTTAAATACCCTAATGAGATCGGCCCAGGAGTTTATGATATCCATTCTCCAAGAGTTCCATCAAAAGAGGAAATGGTCGCATTATTGAAAAAAGCACAAGCCGTAATTCCTGCTGAACAGCTTTGGGTAAATCCGGACTGTGGTTTAAAAACCCGTCATTGGGATGAAACTGAAAAAGCATTGATCGCTATGGTAGCAGCTTCGAAAGAGGTGGCTGCGGAGTATGCGACAGAGAAAGTTTAA